A single Opisthocomus hoazin isolate bOpiHoa1 chromosome 1, bOpiHoa1.hap1, whole genome shotgun sequence DNA region contains:
- the ATP4B gene encoding potassium-transporting ATPase subunit beta, with protein sequence MATLNEKKTCSERMENFRRFVWNPETKLFMGRTLINWVWISLYYLAFYVVMSGLFALSIYSLMQTVNPYEPDYQDQLKSPGVTLRPDVYGDRGLQIYYNVSDNKTWEGLVTTLQTFLTAYTPAAQHLNINCTSDTYFIQDTFDGPNNTKLSCKFTSDMLQNCSGITDPTFGFPEGKPCFIIKMNRIIKFFPGNGTAPRVDCTYVGNEPRPLEVDYYPANGTFNLHYFPYYGKKSQPSYSNPLVAVKFLNITRNVELKIVCKIIGAGITFDNVHDPYEGKVEFKLKIED encoded by the exons ATGgcaactttaaatgaaaaaaagacctGCAGCGAACGTATGGAAAATTTCCGTCGTTTCGTCTGGAACCCAGAAACAAAGCTCTTCATGGGAAGAACCTTAATTAACTGGG tgtgGATCAGCCTGTACTACCTGGCTTTCTATGTGGTGATGTCGGGGCTGTTCGCACTCTCCATTTATTCTTTAATGCAGACGGTGAATCCGTACGAGCCGGATTACCAAGACCAGCTGAAATCCCCAG GTGTAACGTTACGACCCGACGTTTACGGCGATAGAGGACTACAAATTTATTACAACGTATCCgacaacaaaacctgggaaggtttAGTGACAACTCTTCAGACTTTTCTGACAG CATATACGCCAGCTGCTCAGCACCTGAACATCAACTGCACCAGTGACACATACTTCATTCAGGACACCTTTGATGGCCCGAACAACACAAAACTGTCCTGCAAATTTACCTCAGATATGCTGCAAAACTGCTCCGGCATCACAGATCCCACTTTTGGATTTCCAGAAGGAAAACCCTGTTTTATTATAAAAATGAACAGG attaTCAAGTTTTTCCCTGGCAATGGCACTGCACCGAGGGTGGACTGTACGTATGTG GGCAACGAGCCTCGCCCGCTGGAGGTGGACTACTACCCCGCCAACGGTACCTTCAACCTGCACTACTTCCCCTACTATGGAAAAAAGTCACAG CCCAGCTACAGCAACCCACTGGTAGCTGTGAAATTTCTCAACATTACCAGGAACGTAGAACTTAAAATCGTGTGCAAAAtcattggagctggaattacctttGATAATGTTCATGATCCGTATGAAGGaaaagtggaatttaaattgaaaatagAAGACTGA